In Theileria annulata chromosome 3, complete sequence, *** SEQUENCING IN PROGRESS ***, the sequence ACTGGTGGATCATGGATATTGTCCTCCATTTCCAACTGCCCAAAACGCTAAACAAGCGGCCATTTACCTATCAAGGCTGTTCAATAGTGGTGCAGTTTTAACTGGCAGGTATGTTGATTCAGCTTTTTGCGAGAAGTGGAAGGGCACTTTGGCCTCTTTGGGTGGCATGAAAGTGGTAATGAACTCACCTTACTTCAATGTAAACGGGGGTCTATTCCCCTTTTTCCTCTGGAATGGAGTCTACATGCTTATGTTTTCCAGTTTTAAGATGAGGTTATCATTCTTTTTTGATCTTCTGAAGaattttttcttttcaCGGCACCTCATTCTCAAAAGATATTCTAACTAACATGCTATACCTCTATACTAAATGTACTAAATTACTATACTCAATACACacatactattatatattatattaggTATATTGTTGTGGTATATTAATCTAGAGGTCTAAGTTCTGCTGCTTGTTTGCGAACTCTACTAATGTACTCGTTTCTGTTATTTAGAAATAAGAGGTATGGGTCTGCCTGGGCAGGTGATAAAGGGTTCGGGTTGTCCAATAGATCctaaatttatcatatcCAAAATGTTCTTACTTGAATCCCGAGTAAAATCTGTTTAATTGTGATTGATGGCTTCCACTCCTCGTCTTCGTTGAGGATGGAAAGGCAAACGGTTCCAGATGGATAGACGTTTGGGTGAAACAGAACCTTTGTAAATCTACATTTCGGAGGTTTGCTGGGATAATCCTCACTGAACTCCATTATTAGCTGATATTCACCCTCTTCCCATATCGTTCCctaaaaaatcaattccATACCTTTATATacagtaataatataatatataatatttagtaGTATTATAGAGTGTGAAAATACTTTTTTTCCGGGTATTTTACAAATCCATTTCATCATATCGAAGCCTGTTCCGTCGGGAAGAGGAGCATATTTTGCTGAAAATCCGACGGGGTGATCTCTTCTCCAATCAGACCTCTCTTGAGCTAATCTTTTTCTGGCGATGGATGACattatacatttaaattCTCATTGTTCTATTTATTACAGATCTATGGTTCAGTCAACAAATTcctttaaaatcaatattcTACATGTAAAATTGCTaattaatatgtaaaataataagttgtccattaaaaatgttatttaaatctctagtaaaacataaaaacaattataCTAGGGGTGTGATTTCAGATTTGGTTAACGGGTTTATGGTGTTAACTGGAAATAGGAACGAGATTTGGAATCTGGAATCCTGATGTGAGATCAGAGTCGTTTACACTTGAAAATGACGGGATCTTTTTTTAATCTTGGATGGAAATatgaatgtgtaaattaatagttACGTAGATAGGGGAGGGTGTGGAATTGGtgaaattttgaaaaattaaaaatcaGCGAAATAAACACgttattgaatttatatgAGTTGAAATAAGTGGTAATGAGCGTGAGAATGGAGTGATTCCATGTACAAAAAAAGTACAGAGAGAAGTACTGAAAATGGCATCTTTGGAGGACAGAGGTGTTTTAAAACTTTTACACATTCATCATTCTGAAAgacaaatttttaaaaaataagcaataataaaatataaaatgagTGGAATACAGGAAGAAAAGCCAATTTGGTACAAAAGactaaaattagaaatCGAAGATGTTAGAAAATTCAAGGGTCCTTATGTAAACCCTTATATTAGACTAGGAGCATACGTTTTAATAACATTCTTAACAggtaaataataaacaaaaaaataaattaatatttttctcAGGTTGTATTTACTGGGGTTGGAATGGAATCCAGGAACTTCTGTACAAGGGAGGATCCTTTGCGGATCTTTGTAATGGACAATCTGACATATCATTCATTACTATCGGAAACGAGCAATATATAGGTACTTtatcataaattttaatctGATTAGATTGTGGACTGAGGAAAAGTGAAATAAACAACCTTTACACTATTGCTTTTACTTCACATTTTGTGTTTTCTTTAGTTGGAGGAGTTCTTTTGGACATTGTTGGCCCTAAAATAGTATTTCTGGGCTCACaagttattaatttgaCCACTTGGTTGTTGATATTTTCAATTCCAAAAAACAAAAGTGTACTAATTGCTGGATTCTTTATAATCGGATTAACTGCAGAATCAAGCTATGTTCCACTTCTAACAGGTACTATTCACCATAATACTTCCTTATCTTAtctattatttaatattttagcTTAAATTCAATATTGCCATCAATAATGTTTTGTTTTAGTGTCAAGATATTTTCCGAAGAATAATAGCTTTATAATGACTTTGCTGGGATCAGTTAGATCATTATCGTTTTTCGTGCCTATGATTTTGTCTGAAATATTCAAGACTAACTTTTTTAAGCCTGAGTCACTATTTAAGATCGGTATAATATACGCCGTTTTTGGAAACGGTCTAGCAATGCTACTGGGAGGATATCTTTTGCAGTGGAAATTTGAAGTAAAAGAAACAATGCCCCAAAAATCTGTGGAGTTGGATGTCCTAGATGAAGCTGAAATTTCCAGTTTTACAAGCgatgaattaataaaaatgcTTAATCCCGAAAACTTTAAAAAGAAATGCTTGCTCAGTAGAATGAAAGACTTGATTGTGTCAGGATTCAAACACCCTCAACTATTAGAATTTGTTCTATTCCTGATAAGTTCTACTCTCTTCTTAACCGGGTACGGATTTGTTAATAAGGCTCAGCGTGAGATTTTCGTGACCTCAGACGGCAAAAGTGCTGTTGATCTCTTCAAATATTTCAACATTTTGACCTTCCTTCCCGCTCCTCTCATGGGAATGATGATTGATAAAATCGGCCCCGCTTACGTTATTTTCATTCTACAATTTTCCGTAAGTCctatttacatttttactcaaatttaacttattttgtgataattaaattagataaCAGTacctaataatataaataatataacatATTTCATATggattaaatttttttagggattcttgttttattttctcATCACATTTGACTTTTACGCCACAAAGGTTCTGGCATGTTTCTGTTACATTATCGCCGGCTCCATTTCAGTTTCCTCTATCTACTGTTACCTGAACAAAAGGTTTTCTCACAAGAGGTTCGGGACTCTGATGGGAATAGTTTTCGTATCTATCGGAGCCATTTCCTTGACAAACATTCCATTGTACGATTTAGCTGTTATAAACCTCAAACACAAAGCTCCATTCAACTTCAGGCCAATAGAAATTGGACTTGCGGTATGtgaatttaaaactaaatttaCTTTAGGTGTACATGGCAGTCGCTTTCTCAATTATGATTTATCTTGCAACAAACGCAAAGCGCAAGCAACCTCAACACATTCAAATAGAGTCAGGCTCCTTTTGTGTATAATAACGTCAATTCTAATGCAGTATATACTcaatgtgtataatataatacctaatatataatacatgatataatattatttgtcGAGTTCATAAAAATCCGATAAATTTTGTGAGTTTAAACTGAGGCATAGTAGGTTTATATTAACAGTCGTCAGAACGTTTAGGACtgaaaatgttaaattttgGCACTTACGTTTCTTTTCCTCGTGAGTGATTCCGACGAGAAACGAGTCATCAACTGTGCTTGATCGTTTTATTAAAAAGTTTCGCCGATTGCATTCTGCTTCTTTCAACATTGACAACAGATTCTCAACTGGCCATTCATTTTCGGGGATcctattaataattaactaatgAATTGACTTACAGTTCACAGAGTTCATATCCGAGTTCGAAGTAAAATGGCGCCAAACTTCCCACCGTCGTGGCAGTAGACTCTGTGAAAAGAGACCTTGCAGATTTATAGTAGCGAGGGAACTCAATTTTACATAACCCTGCCTTATAAAGGTGTTTTGCGTAGAACAGGTGTAATTCAATTTCGTCCTCGGGTAGCAACTAAGCAGTATGTTTAGACTAAGCAAACCTCGTCTGATCTATTTGAGTGTTTGAGTTCGTCAAAGGCCTTTGTCGATAAAAATGAGAGGCCGGGCAAATTAAGCAACGGCTTACAGGGAACCTTCTGAAAAACcatgaataataaaatcacAAACTATGAAATCGATACaattgttaaattcattGTGAGCGGAAATTATTTCTTGAAtgtttttgaaaatatCGGACATTATACTACATTTTATGtgaaatttatttgaaatatGTTTTTATAAACGTAAAGTGACAAAATCAAAAGTGATATTCGACAATATTgtgaatgtgtaaaaatatgttaaacAAAAAAACAGAATTGACAGAATTGAAGCATAATGTACAGGAAACAACGGATTATATAATGgataaatcaattattgTGTGGAAGTCGTATCGACAATTGTAAATATGCTAACTTAATTAAATagatattttaactaatttttaaagTGGAATCATcttaatgaatttaattgtatatatattagtcATTTTCAGTGGAATCTAATCCCATCTATTATAGGAAAATGAACCGGGAAATTTCACATTtcaaattgttttattaacttaaaaattaatattctaGATAACTCTTgcaaattttttatataattttcaattagCGCTGTTTCGATTCTCGATGGAATCCTTCATTTTCATAGCATTAACCgctaattttttttaattttacgTCAAAAAgatagtaataatatatatatcaGTTATTTAGCTTGTGATTTTGAAAATCTATTGAACTTTTGGTAATAATGATGCTTGACAGCTTGACAAACTAGATCAACACCCAACATTAAGAcgtattaaatataatagcGTGAGCTGTTGCAATTTGCGATCTCAcatttgaataattattgtattatatcTTTGATATACATCTAAAATTCTGTTATCTATTGACTGTGTTTATGAAAATCTACAAAAAATTGTAGATTcataaattagtaaaattattaataagCTGTTTTTCGAAAAATATTTTCGTTTttctgtaaaatattaggATGGCTAAATCTAAAAAAAGAGGTaatagaaaaaaatttacCTTCCCAAACCCTAAACCAATCCCTAAGATGATCGCATATGTGTTAATGATCTTTCTCACAGGTTAGATTCgagttaatttaaaaataaaatttttaggttGCACATATTGGGGTTGGAGTGGAATTCAAGAATTACTATACAAGGCAGGATCTTATGAAAATCTCTGCGATAATGTGTTGGAAAAGAGTGTGATGGTCATTGGGGGTAAAGAGTACATTGGTGAGTTCTGGattaatctaattttttagattgCGGACCCAGGAAAAGTGGAATCAATAACCTCTTCACTATTGCCTACTCTGCGCACTTTATCACTTCAGTTTTCACAGGAGCCTTCCTTGATTCATTGGGCTCTAAGTACCTCTATGTCATTGGGCAGGCTCTAAACTTAGTGGCCTGGATTTTCATTGGAGCCTTACCCAAAGTCCACTGTGTACTCGTCACTTCATTCTTCGTCATTGGACTAACTGCAGAATCAATCTATATGCCTCTACTTTCATGTATCcatgaaattatttagagTTATTCAACAGACTTAGTAATATTTAAGcttaattaatttattggtTTAGTTTGTTAgtttagtttattattttaatttgttagtttaatggtattaatgatatattgTAGTATCGTATAACTTCCCGAATAAAAGATCACTGGTAATATCGTTGCTGGGCTCTTCGAGGTCACTTTCGTACTTTATACCCTCTCTAATGTCGCTGATTTACCAGCTGGAGTTCTTCAAACCCCATTACCTCTATATTATTTGCACTGTGTACGCAGTGCTTGGGAACCTGGTCTGCATGATAGTCGGGTTTCTGATCGTGGACGTGAGATTTGATAGTCCTCTGGAGGAGCCTGAGGAGATCCAGGAGTTTGAACTGAGAATAGACTCAAGCAAAACGCTGCCACTCATTGATAGAGCGAAGAACTTTTTCGAGAAGGCTCTGACCCATGATCAGCTGAAGGAGTACAGTTGTCTGGCCTTTTGTAGCTCAATTTTCCTGGCTGCAATCGGCTTCGTGAACAAGTCTCACAGGGAAATGCTAGTCAGCTCTGACAAGAAGAGCGCAGTTGAGATCTTCAGGTACATGAACATCCTCAGCTTCATCCCGGGCCCTATACTAGGGAAGCTTGTGGATATCTGGGGTGCTGGCATAATCCTATGGCTGCTCCATAGCTTCgtatgtttaatatttagttaatagTTGCATACTTTATGGTATAACTGAGTGTTTAACTGAGATAATTTTAGTGTTTGggatattatatatttacgGCGCTTGACCTTTACGCTTCAAAGATATGCGCTTGCGTCTGCTACTTCTTCTCATCTTCGCTCTGCGTGTCAATCACGTACTGTTACGTAAACCAGAGGTTTCCGCGCAAGTACTTTGGAGTTCTGGTCGGATTCATATTCTTCGTCGCAGGCATAGTCAACCTGTTCAACATTCCACTCTATAACCTGGGATCGAAAACGTGGGAACACGACAGGCCGTACAACTTCATGAGGATCTCATACATCCTTGTGGTAAGtcaattttacaaaattctGGAATAAATTTGGCTCAGGGGTGCATGATCTTGTGTCTCATGGGAAGTGCATACCTGGTAATGATTAACAGGAAGGGTTTCTCGTGTAGATGGTGGAGGTCGAAAAAGAACAAGAACAAAACCAAGGAGGACTTTGACAAGTTTCTGATGCCAAACGAAGACGTTATGGACAATCTTATGATGACAAGTCAAGACAACTTGGAAAACTTGATTTCATGTTCAGGGGACTCAACTTCGAGCAATGGTGACGTTGAATTAGGTGCGGGAGAAGGTTTGGAGGAGGTTGTGGTGAAGGAAGAAAAGTCAAGAATAGTCGAAACTGAGTTCAAGGACACAATTGAAAAGCAAGagataatttagaaaaaaatataaatctCTCTTTGTTCCAATTACATTTCTAGATCAATTTAGATTTTTAGATCAAAACGCCTGGACAGTTCCCACAAcgaaatttttattttagatttttattttaattaaaattgtgtTAAATCTGTCTGCTTCTGGTTATTTAGGCTCTGATTGAGCGATTGTGTGTTTGGGACAAGTTTGTTCTGAGAATCAAGTCGATTTTTTATTTGGAAGTCTGGTAAAATGATTCATTTTAAACCCAATGAGAAACGTTTTCTCTTCAGCGGATGGAAATATCCGAACCGCTACATCACTCTCAGTTTATACATTCTCATGAGCATCGTTGGAAGTAATGTTTTTATCAATACCCCTCATTTACCTTTATATTCTGCTCttaaattagtttttattttcatattaatttatattagttatgggttaatttatattagttatGGGTTATTTTAGTcatttttgttaatttagttCGTCTAGgtttattgaaattattaatgtttggaaaataaaattgttttatttagttaatgAAAATACCTTCAATAATTGTAGGTTGCTTTTATTTGGGAGGACGTGACTTCAAGTCACTGTTTTACAAGGCGAGAACCTATGAGGACCTGACGCATAACGTTGAATACATCAACATCTTCTCAGTAGGCGCAACAGAGTACTTGGGTAAGACCCTAGAGAAATTGAAAGTTTGCAGACAGTGATGGTAGAAGTGACGCAATACAGAATCTTTTCAATATCGGGATTTTGTCCCGATTAATGTTTGCTTTAGTTATTGGAATTGCTGTTGACCAATTGGGCCCTAAGTTTACCTACGTCTTTGCACAGTTAACACAGTTCATTTTCTGGATTTTACTAGGAGTATTTCCAACGAAT encodes:
- a CDS encoding ubiquitin-conjugating enzyme (E2), putative (note;~Tap-24g11.q1c.C.cand.10 - score = 13.89), with product MSSIARKRLAQERSDWRRDHPVGFSAKYAPLPDGTGFDMMKWICKIPGKKGTIWEEGEYQLIMEFSEDYPSKPPKCRFTKVLFHPNVYPSGTVCLSILNEDEEWKPSITIKQILLGIQDLLDNPNPLSPAQADPYLLFLNNRNEYISRVRKQAAELRPLD
- a CDS encoding uncharacterized protein (note;~Tap-24g11.q1c.cand.222 - score = 36.00;~11 probable transmembrane helices predicted for TA05125 by TMHMM2.0 at aa 33-55, 99-121, 125-144, 151-173, 183-205, 218-240, 300-322, 366-388, 392-414, 427-449 and 459-481;~Signal anchor predicted for TA05125 by SignalP 2.0 HMM (Signal peptide probability 0.000, signal anchor probability 0.740) with cleavage site probability 0.000 between residues -1 and 0), with protein sequence MSGIQEEKPIWYKRLKLEIEDVRKFKGPYVNPYIRLGAYVLITFLTGCIYWGWNGIQELLYKGGSFADLCNGQSDISFITIGNEQYIDCGLRKSEINNLYTIAFTSHFVFSLVGGVLLDIVGPKIVFLGSQVINLTTWLLIFSIPKNKSVLIAGFFIIGLTAESSYVPLLTVSRYFPKNNSFIMTLLGSVRSLSFFVPMILSEIFKTNFFKPESLFKIGIIYAVFGNGLAMLLGGYLLQWKFEVKETMPQKSVELDVLDEAEISSFTSDELIKMLNPENFKKKCLLSRMKDLIVSGFKHPQLLEFVLFLISSTLFLTGYGFVNKAQREIFVTSDGKSAVDLFKYFNILTFLPAPLMGMMIDKIGPAYVIFILQFSGFLFYFLITFDFYATKVLACFCYIIAGSISVSSIYCYLNKRFSHKRFGTLMGIVFVSIGAISLTNIPLYDLAVINLKHKAPFNFRPIEIGLAVYMAVAFSIMIYLATNAKRKQPQHIQIESGSFCV
- a CDS encoding uncharacterized protein (note;~Tap-24g11.q1c.C.cand.9 - score = 16.57), whose amino-acid sequence is MSDIFKNIQEIISAHNEFNNCIDFIKVPCKPLLNLPGLSFLSTKAFDELKHSNRSDELLPEDEIELHLFYAKHLYKAGLCKIEFPRYYKSARSLFTESTATTVGSLAPFYFELGYELCELIPENEWPVENLLSMLKEAECNRRNFLIKRSSTVDDSFLVGITHEEKKRKCQNLTFSVLNVLTTVNINLLCLSLNSQNLSDFYELDK
- a CDS encoding uncharacterized protein (note;~Tap-24g11.q1c.cand.223 - score = 38.75;~10 probable transmembrane helices predicted for TA05145 by TMHMM2.0 at aa 21-43, 84-106, 113-132, 142-164, 171-193, 203-225, 275-292, 332-354, 392-414 and 429-451;~Signal anchor predicted for TA05145 by SignalP 2.0 HMM (Signal peptide probability 0.090, signal anchor probability 0.871) with cleavage site probability 0.027 between residues 42 and 43), whose protein sequence is MAKSKKRGNRKKFTFPNPKPIPKMIAYVLMIFLTGCTYWGWSGIQELLYKAGSYENLCDNVLEKSVMVIGGKEYIDCGPRKSGINNLFTIAYSAHFITSVFTGAFLDSLGSKYLYVIGQALNLVAWIFIGALPKVHCVLVTSFFVIGLTAESIYMPLLSLSYNFPNKRSLVISLLGSSRSLSYFIPSLMSLIYQLEFFKPHYLYIICTVYAVLGNLVCMIVGFLIVDVRFDSPLEEPEEIQEFELRIDSSKTLPLIDRAKNFFEKALTHDQLKEYSCLAFCSSIFLAAIGFVNKSHREMLVSSDKKSAVEIFRYMNILSFIPGPILGKLVDIWGAGIILWLLHSFCLGYYIFTALDLYASKICACVCYFFSSSLCVSITYCYVNQRFPRKYFGVLVGFIFFVAGIVNLFNIPLYNLGSKTWEHDRPYNFMRISYILVGCMILCLMGSAYLVMINRKGFSCRWWRSKKNKNKTKEDFDKFLMPNEDVMDNLMMTSQDNLENLISCSGDSTSSNGDVELGAGEGLEEVVVKEEKSRIVETEFKDTIEKQEII